The DNA sequence AATTATTATTAGTATGCGTAAAAGTGATATATTTTTAAAAAAAATGAGATTTTTAATCTTTTAACAATGTATAAAATTATAACTATAATATATTTTAAGTAGGTGATAGAAATGGAAAAAAAGAAGGTTATTTTGGATACAGATATTGGTTCAGACATTGATGATGCTTTTTGCTTAGCTTATCTATTAGGAAACCCAAATTGTGAACTATTAGGCATAACAACAGTAAGTGGTGAAGCTGAGAAAAGGGCAATGATGGCAAGTGCATTATGCTATGCTTCAGGGAAGGATATACCTATTTATCCTGGGATAGAAGAACCATTATTTTCAGAACAAAAACAACCAATTGCTCAGCAAGCAAAAAAACTTAGCAATTGGAAACATAAAAAAGAATTTGAAAAAGGGTATGCAATTGAGTTTTTAAGAAAGACAATAAGAGAACATCCACACGAAATTTCTTTATTAGCTATTGGGCCTTTGACCAATATTGCACTTCTTTTTATGATAGACCCTGAAATTCCAACATTATTAAAAGAAATAATATTGATGGCAGGTTATTTCAAAAATAAAACTACATACGGTTATGAATGGAATGTTATGTGTGACCCATATGCTGCAACAAAAGTATTTGAAACAGGTGTTAAGGTTCATAAATCTGTTGGGTTAGATGTAACATTAAAGGTTACAATGAATTCAAAAGAGGTAAGAAAAATTATTGAAGATTTAAACTCTGAATTATTAATGCCTGTCATAGATTTTGCTGATGTTTGGTTTGAAAATAATGATATTGTTACCTTTCATGATCCTTTAGCAGCTGTTGCTTTATTCAACAATGAAGTATGTAAATTTGTAAAAGGGAATGTTAATGTACACTTAGATAATGAAAAATTTGGTGCAACTTCATGGACATATAATGAAAATGCAACAAATCAAATAGCCCTAGAAGTTGATAGTAGTATGTTCTTTGATAAGTATTTTGAAGTGTTCAGGAAAACTAAGGAGGCGGTAATATGACAACTGTTTATAAAATTGCCAAAATGATAGATCATTCACTATTAAGACCTGAACTTACAATAGATGAGGTCAAAAAAGGATACCAACTAGCAAATGAAAGAACTTGGTGTTGAAAGAGTTGGTGCTACTGCAACAAAAACAATACTTGATGAAGCAAAAAATAGATTCCAAGAATAACTTTGTAAATAAATAGGTGATGATTTATATGAATAAAAAGAAAATACTATTAGATACTGATATTGGAGGAGACATTGATGATGCTTTTTGTTTGGCTTACCTATTAGCTAACCCTGAGTGTGAACTTTTGGGCATTACTACTGTAAGTGGTGAAGCTGAAAAAAGGGCAATGATGGCAAGTGCATTATGCTATGCTTCAGGGAAGGATATACCTATTTATCCGGGGATAGAAGAACCATTATTTACAGAGCAAAAACAAGCAATTGCTCACCAAGCCATAAGACTTAACAATTGGGAATATAAAGATAAATTTGAAAAAGGATATGCTATTGAATTCTTACGAAAAATAATAAGAGAAAATCCAAATGAGATTACATTATTAGGAATAGGACCCTTAACAAACATTGCAGTTCT is a window from the Caldicellulosiruptoraceae bacterium PP1 genome containing:
- a CDS encoding nucleoside hydrolase; this encodes MEKKKVILDTDIGSDIDDAFCLAYLLGNPNCELLGITTVSGEAEKRAMMASALCYASGKDIPIYPGIEEPLFSEQKQPIAQQAKKLSNWKHKKEFEKGYAIEFLRKTIREHPHEISLLAIGPLTNIALLFMIDPEIPTLLKEIILMAGYFKNKTTYGYEWNVMCDPYAATKVFETGVKVHKSVGLDVTLKVTMNSKEVRKIIEDLNSELLMPVIDFADVWFENNDIVTFHDPLAAVALFNNEVCKFVKGNVNVHLDNEKFGATSWTYNENATNQIALEVDSSMFFDKYFEVFRKTKEAVI